In Haliaeetus albicilla chromosome 2, bHalAlb1.1, whole genome shotgun sequence, a single genomic region encodes these proteins:
- the MYL9 gene encoding myosin regulatory light polypeptide 9, which yields MSSKRAKAKTTKKRPQRATSNVFAMFDQSQIQEFKEAFNMIDQNRDGFIDKEDLHDMLASLGKNPTDEYLEGMMSEAPGPINFTMFLTMFGEKLNGTDPEDVIRNAFACFDEEASGFIHEDHLRELLTTMGDRFTDEEVDEMYREAPIDKKGNFNYVEFTRILKHGAKDKDD from the exons ATGTCCAGCAAACGTGCGAAAGCCAAGACCACCAAGAAGCGTCCCCAGCGCGCCACCTCCAACGTCTTCGCCATGTTTGACCAGTCGCAGATCCAGGAGTTCAAGGAAGCCTTCAACATGATTGACCAGAACCGCGACGGCTTCATTGACAAGGAGGACCTGCATGACATGCTGGCTTCCCTCG GGAAGAACCCCACTGACGAGTACCTGGAGGGCATGATGAGCGAGGCGCCGGGGCCCATCAACTTCACCATGTTCCTCACCATGTTTGGGGAGAAGCTGAACGGCACCGACCCGGAGGACGTCATCCGCAATGCCTTTGCCTGCTTCGATGAGGAGGCGTCAG GCTTCATTCACGAGGACCATCTGCGTGAGCTGCTGACCACCATGGGAGACAGGTTCACCGACGAGGAGGTGGATGAGATGTACCGGGAGGCGCCCATCGACAAGAAAGGCAACTTCAACTACGTGGAGTTCACCCGCATCCTGAAGCATGGGGCCAAGGACAAGGACGATTAG